The following proteins are encoded in a genomic region of Streptococcus equi subsp. equi:
- the ydjZ gene encoding membrane-associated alkaline phosphatase: MNDITRKINHKQLIQITTILGIIVTIVILFYLQQHPNLFAVGGPFQTYLMELGILAPCLFILLQIIQVVYPIIPGGLTCVLGHVVFGPFWGFLYNTLGIFIGSLLSFMLARKYGEQFAKAFVSDDTYNKYIPYLNKGKYFERFLITAFILPGFPDDFLCMVAGLSSMSIKTFTSIFLISKPITLYIYTLLAYQGIQIVGQVLQS, from the coding sequence ATGAATGATATAACTAGAAAGATTAACCATAAGCAACTGATTCAAATCACTACCATTCTAGGCATTATTGTTACCATCGTTATTTTGTTCTATCTGCAGCAGCACCCTAATCTTTTTGCAGTTGGCGGTCCTTTTCAGACCTATCTTATGGAACTTGGTATCCTAGCACCCTGTTTGTTTATACTGCTTCAAATCATTCAAGTGGTTTACCCTATCATTCCTGGAGGCTTGACCTGTGTTTTAGGGCATGTAGTCTTTGGGCCGTTTTGGGGATTTCTTTATAATACTCTAGGTATTTTTATTGGTTCGCTGCTTAGCTTTATGCTCGCTAGAAAATATGGTGAACAGTTTGCTAAAGCCTTTGTATCAGATGATACCTATAACAAATACATTCCTTACCTCAATAAAGGCAAGTACTTTGAACGATTTCTCATAACAGCCTTTATTCTCCCTGGCTTTCCAGATGATTTTCTCTGTATGGTAGCTGGACTAAGCAGCATGTCTATCAAAACATTTACCAGTATTTTCTTGATATCAAAGCCAATTACTCTTTATATCTACACCCTTCTTGCTTACCAAGGCATACAAATCGTTGGACAGGTATTGCAATCCTAA
- the rluD_2 gene encoding RNA pseudouridylate synthase: MEIKITESGHRLDKALADLTPLSRSQANDQIKQKRVLVNGLPKKAKYIVQVGDCISYHIPEESSLDYQAQDIPLDIVYQDDVLAIINKPQGMVVHPSAGHSTGTLVNALLYHIKDLSSINGVIRPGIVHRIDKDTSGLLMVAKTDKAHQLLADELKAKKSLRKYVAIVHGNLPKDRGVIEAPIGRSEKDRKKQTVTAKGKEALTLFKVLERFGHYTFVELQLETGRTHQIRVHMAYIGHPLAGDPLYGPRKTLAGKGQFLHAQTLGLTHPVTGEELVFTVEPPEIFQRTLEQLRQG; this comes from the coding sequence ATGGAAATTAAGATAACAGAATCAGGCCATCGCTTGGATAAGGCCTTGGCTGATTTGACCCCATTATCAAGAAGTCAGGCTAATGATCAGATCAAGCAAAAAAGGGTATTGGTCAATGGCTTACCTAAGAAGGCCAAGTATATTGTGCAGGTGGGTGACTGCATTAGCTATCATATCCCAGAGGAAAGCAGCTTGGACTATCAGGCTCAGGATATACCACTAGATATTGTCTACCAAGATGATGTATTGGCCATTATTAATAAGCCTCAGGGAATGGTTGTTCACCCTTCTGCGGGGCATTCTACAGGGACGCTGGTCAATGCCTTGCTCTATCATATCAAAGACCTGTCTTCTATTAATGGTGTTATTCGTCCAGGAATTGTGCATAGAATTGATAAGGATACCTCTGGTCTTTTAATGGTTGCCAAGACCGATAAGGCCCACCAGCTACTAGCTGATGAGCTCAAGGCTAAGAAATCCTTACGAAAGTATGTGGCCATTGTTCATGGTAATTTACCAAAGGATCGAGGTGTAATTGAAGCTCCGATTGGCCGCAGTGAAAAGGATCGTAAAAAACAGACCGTAACTGCTAAGGGCAAGGAAGCCTTGACTCTTTTTAAGGTTTTGGAGCGCTTTGGCCACTATACCTTCGTGGAATTACAATTGGAAACAGGTCGAACGCATCAAATTCGCGTTCATATGGCTTATATTGGTCACCCTCTTGCAGGAGATCCACTCTACGGTCCTCGTAAGACCTTGGCTGGCAAGGGGCAGTTTCTTCATGCGCAAACATTGGGACTAACCCACCCTGTGACAGGAGAGGAGCTGGTCTTTACTGTTGAGCCACCAGAAATCTTCCAAAGGACTTTGGAGCAACTAAGACAAGGATAA
- the lspA gene encoding lipoprotein signal peptidase: MAAIVLMILDQLSKWWTVTHIELGQVKPFIPGLVSLTYLQNRGAAFSILQNQQWFFTIITVLVVGYAIYYVLKHPKASFWLQLSLLLIISGGLGNFIDRLRLSYVVDMIHLDVINFAIFNVADSYLTIGVLLLVICLWKEEDYGN; this comes from the coding sequence ATGGCTGCCATTGTCTTAATGATACTGGATCAGCTAAGTAAATGGTGGACTGTTACACATATTGAGCTAGGGCAGGTGAAGCCCTTTATACCAGGTTTGGTGAGCTTGACCTATCTTCAAAATCGAGGAGCTGCTTTTTCCATACTACAGAATCAGCAGTGGTTCTTTACAATCATAACTGTTTTGGTGGTTGGCTATGCCATTTATTATGTGTTGAAGCACCCAAAGGCTAGCTTTTGGCTACAGCTCTCTTTATTGCTGATTATATCTGGAGGTCTTGGGAATTTTATTGACCGCTTGAGGTTATCCTATGTGGTTGATATGATTCATTTAGATGTGATCAATTTTGCTATTTTTAATGTGGCAGATTCCTATTTGACGATAGGTGTTTTGCTGCTGGTCATTTGTCTATGGAAAGAAGAGGACTATGGAAATTAA
- the oxyR gene encoding LysR family transcriptional regulator: protein MNIQQLRYVVAIANNGTFREAASKLFVSQPSLSVSVKDLETELGFQIFRRTTAGTVLTSQGLLFYEKALEVVKCFDSLEKEFSQSALEPNEFSIASQHYDFLPALITAFSQKHAGHKVFRVFESTTMQILDEVAQGNSELGIIYLNAQNRQGLFQRMDKLALDYVELLSFTTHIYLSKNHPLAQRKALFLEDLQGLPAVRFTQEKEEYLYYSENFIDTSKSPHIYTVSDRATLNGILERTAAFATGSGFLDQQSVNGIKVIPLRDHMEHKMIYVKRRDKNLSAAALHFVTILQDYFEHRKEKQAIDNGT from the coding sequence ATGAATATTCAACAATTACGATATGTGGTTGCTATTGCAAATAATGGTACCTTTCGTGAGGCTGCTTCAAAGCTATTTGTCAGTCAACCCAGTTTGTCTGTTTCAGTGAAGGATTTGGAGACAGAGCTTGGCTTTCAGATCTTTCGTAGGACAACAGCAGGAACTGTGTTAACCAGCCAGGGGCTTTTATTTTATGAAAAGGCCTTAGAGGTTGTTAAGTGCTTTGACTCGCTGGAAAAGGAGTTTTCTCAATCGGCTTTGGAGCCAAATGAATTTTCAATTGCGAGTCAGCATTATGATTTTTTACCAGCTTTAATAACAGCATTTTCCCAAAAGCATGCTGGGCATAAGGTTTTTAGAGTTTTTGAGTCAACGACTATGCAAATTTTAGATGAGGTGGCACAGGGAAATAGTGAGCTTGGAATTATCTATCTTAATGCACAAAACCGTCAGGGGCTTTTTCAGCGAATGGATAAGCTGGCTTTGGATTATGTTGAATTGCTATCCTTTACAACCCATATTTACCTATCAAAAAACCATCCATTGGCTCAAAGGAAAGCCCTTTTCTTAGAGGATTTGCAAGGGCTGCCAGCGGTACGCTTTACTCAAGAAAAAGAAGAATATCTTTATTATTCAGAAAATTTTATTGACACAAGCAAGAGTCCTCACATATACACTGTGTCAGATAGGGCAACCTTAAATGGCATTTTGGAAAGGACAGCTGCCTTTGCAACAGGGTCTGGATTTTTAGATCAGCAAAGCGTTAATGGCATCAAGGTTATTCCCTTGCGTGATCATATGGAGCATAAAATGATTTATGTCAAGCGTAGGGATAAGAACCTATCTGCTGCGGCTTTACATTTTGTGACCATTTTACAGGATTATTTTGAACATCGAAAAGAAAAGCAAGCTATAGACAATGGGACTTAG
- a CDS encoding ribosomal protein translates to MIKVRLTKDAAGWTEMLITGHAGSGEYGFDVVCASVSVLAFNLVNSVEQMTGLEPALEMVDGGGFLRVTKPEGFTEQQEQVWQILFESVVIGLENLAEHLSEYVQKPVMN, encoded by the coding sequence ATGATTAAAGTACGGTTAACAAAAGACGCAGCTGGCTGGACTGAGATGCTTATCACAGGACATGCTGGAAGCGGTGAGTACGGCTTTGATGTAGTTTGTGCTTCGGTTTCAGTTTTGGCCTTCAATCTTGTTAATTCAGTTGAACAGATGACAGGTCTTGAGCCAGCACTAGAAATGGTCGATGGTGGTGGATTCCTAAGGGTAACAAAGCCTGAGGGATTTACTGAGCAACAAGAGCAGGTGTGGCAAATTCTGTTTGAGTCTGTTGTGATTGGCTTGGAGAATTTGGCAGAGCATTTATCAGAATATGTTCAAAAGCCTGTGATGAATTAA
- the rplU gene encoding 50S ribosomal protein L21, with amino-acid sequence MSTYAIIKTGGKQVKVEVGQAIYVEKIDAEAGAEITFNEVVLVGGDKTVVGTPVVEGATVVGTVEKQGKQKKVVTFKYKPKKGSHRKQGHRQPYTKVVINAIKA; translated from the coding sequence ATGAGCACATATGCAATCATCAAAACTGGTGGAAAACAGGTTAAAGTTGAAGTAGGTCAAGCAATCTACGTTGAGAAAATTGACGCTGAAGCTGGCGCAGAAATCACTTTTAACGAGGTTGTTCTCGTAGGTGGTGATAAGACTGTCGTTGGTACTCCAGTTGTTGAGGGAGCTACTGTCGTTGGAACTGTTGAAAAGCAAGGAAAACAAAAGAAGGTTGTAACCTTTAAGTACAAGCCTAAAAAAGGTAGCCACCGTAAGCAAGGTCATCGTCAGCCTTACACTAAAGTTGTGATTAACGCTATCAAGGCATAA
- a CDS encoding membrane protein — protein sequence MLKDFQYKKTMLSVLTLIVVILVFGLAFDLLGMSKKGTQTKSKTPQKTQTARVVANGDILIHDILYMSAKKADGSYDFNPYFEYVKDWISQADLAIGDYEGTISPDYPLAGYPLFNAPEAIAAALKHTGYDVVDLAHNHILDSRLEGALNTKRVFADMGIDSIGIYEQDRSKENILIKKVNGIKIAILGYSYGYNGMEATLSQEEYDKHLSDLNEEKIQKDILRAEKEADITIVMPQMGTEYALEPTAEQKTLYRKMIDWGADVVLGGHPHVVEPAETIVKDKEKKFIIYSMGNFISNQRLETVDDIWTERGVLMDLTFEKKGQKTKIKTVKAHPTMVLAKPKGLYGSEGYELYSYRTMVLEDFIKGGRYYDKIDPETQEKAAIAYKEMNALVNLKW from the coding sequence TTGCTAAAAGATTTTCAGTATAAAAAGACCATGCTTTCAGTGCTTACCTTGATTGTGGTGATACTTGTTTTTGGGTTGGCCTTTGATTTATTAGGCATGTCAAAAAAAGGCACACAAACGAAAAGCAAGACACCTCAAAAGACACAAACAGCGCGTGTTGTCGCAAATGGTGATATTTTGATTCATGATATTCTCTATATGAGTGCTAAAAAGGCTGATGGTAGCTATGATTTTAATCCCTATTTTGAGTATGTGAAGGATTGGATTAGTCAGGCTGATTTGGCCATTGGAGACTATGAGGGAACGATCAGTCCAGACTATCCTCTAGCTGGCTATCCTTTGTTTAATGCGCCAGAGGCTATTGCTGCTGCGCTTAAGCATACTGGCTATGATGTGGTTGATTTGGCCCATAACCATATTTTGGACTCAAGATTAGAAGGAGCTCTCAATACCAAGCGTGTTTTTGCTGATATGGGGATAGACAGCATTGGTATTTATGAGCAGGATCGCTCTAAGGAGAACATTCTCATTAAAAAGGTTAATGGGATTAAGATTGCAATATTGGGCTATTCATATGGCTATAATGGAATGGAGGCGACACTCAGTCAGGAGGAGTATGACAAGCACCTGTCTGACCTTAATGAGGAAAAGATACAAAAAGACATCTTGCGTGCTGAAAAAGAGGCCGATATTACCATTGTTATGCCGCAGATGGGCACAGAGTATGCTTTAGAGCCAACAGCTGAGCAAAAAACTCTTTATCGAAAAATGATTGACTGGGGTGCTGATGTTGTCTTAGGAGGTCACCCCCACGTCGTAGAGCCGGCAGAGACGATTGTTAAGGACAAGGAAAAGAAATTTATTATCTATTCAATGGGTAATTTCATTTCCAATCAACGCCTAGAGACTGTTGATGATATTTGGACAGAGCGCGGCGTGCTAATGGACCTTACCTTTGAGAAGAAGGGGCAAAAAACAAAAATAAAAACAGTAAAGGCTCACCCGACAATGGTTTTAGCTAAGCCTAAGGGCCTTTATGGTAGTGAAGGCTATGAGCTATATAGCTATCGTACCATGGTTTTGGAGGACTTTATCAAAGGCGGCAGATATTATGATAAGATTGATCCCGAAACGCAAGAAAAAGCAGCTATTGCTTATAAAGAAATGAATGCCCTGGTTAACCTAAAATGGTAA
- a CDS encoding lipoprotein encodes MKHNSFSRSLLLPLLICSLSACSSHTEKKDHTKDATAITDTRKAEHQDIRANMEKVKLATASTDFKGGSSLEELITIFGQPSQHEEKAAGSVTLDSYTWQFDHVTVNINLYENSSIVKTIANFAFIRDLTLSLKDYNSLKKGMTYDEVKQLLTEPDNYSQANSSEKETIQAIWISGLKAQTQGANIALTFENNQLTEMSQVGLED; translated from the coding sequence ATGAAGCATAACTCTTTCAGCCGCTCACTATTACTCCCCCTTCTCATCTGTTCCTTGTCTGCTTGCTCTTCTCATACAGAGAAAAAAGACCATACCAAAGACGCTACTGCTATCACCGATACCCGAAAAGCAGAGCATCAGGACATCAGGGCAAATATGGAAAAGGTCAAGCTCGCTACCGCTAGCACCGACTTCAAAGGTGGCTCAAGCCTTGAGGAGCTAATCACTATTTTTGGACAGCCTAGTCAGCACGAAGAAAAAGCAGCTGGTAGTGTTACTCTTGACTCCTACACATGGCAGTTTGACCATGTCACGGTTAATATTAACCTCTATGAAAACAGCAGCATTGTTAAAACTATTGCTAACTTTGCTTTTATTAGAGACCTGACCTTATCCTTAAAGGACTACAACAGCTTGAAAAAGGGCATGACCTATGATGAGGTCAAGCAGCTATTGACTGAGCCTGATAATTACAGTCAAGCCAATTCCAGTGAAAAAGAAACCATTCAAGCCATTTGGATTAGTGGCTTAAAAGCTCAGACACAGGGTGCCAATATAGCACTAACCTTTGAAAACAACCAGTTGACAGAAATGTCACAGGTTGGTCTTGAAGACTAG
- a CDS encoding Major Facilitator Superfamily protein codes for MRGLIKNVVFRTLTVSNFLSALGSYIYNIVFIIYATTLPYSHIAVFIANIITIIPMVFTFWIGVKADKTKRKTRNLIVIGFIQSLLFTLVALLMTNQTFLVFAFVGFLNVVSDILSDYKNGLRLPIMQKNIESEKLYEAYSFAQFIGYLSSIAGQALGVWLLTTSGNNYAFVALINAISFLLSSVVLLKNRQKLRHDVVEASEAGVSLMKQFKVMYTRMTETFKKIDHISFVMLLLSILTLNAIGGAINSIYHFYLMDHQLFHFHYGQSLVIVDAVTIIGAMLGNLTPKDYFSRLSISKLVQTQGIAFLLVGVSNALQLPAIIGVLCLAFAAYIMGKATPKLDALLMENLPSDMLAQSNNFLGLLFSLSLPVGVFIFSFLALYNMTLCWILFMVLSLAALALSTSSTRG; via the coding sequence ATGAGGGGATTGATTAAAAATGTCGTTTTTAGAACACTGACAGTTTCAAACTTTTTAAGTGCTTTAGGCTCTTATATTTACAATATTGTTTTTATTATTTATGCAACCACGCTACCTTATTCTCATATTGCTGTTTTTATAGCCAATATCATCACCATCATTCCTATGGTGTTTACCTTTTGGATTGGCGTCAAAGCAGATAAGACAAAAAGGAAAACAAGAAATCTTATTGTTATTGGTTTTATACAATCTCTTTTATTTACGCTTGTAGCCTTGTTGATGACAAATCAGACGTTCTTGGTATTTGCCTTTGTGGGCTTTTTGAATGTGGTTTCTGATATTCTAAGTGATTACAAAAATGGCTTACGTCTCCCGATAATGCAGAAAAATATTGAATCAGAAAAGCTCTATGAGGCCTATTCTTTTGCTCAATTTATCGGCTACCTCTCTAGTATTGCAGGACAAGCTTTAGGAGTTTGGCTGCTAACGACATCAGGCAACAATTATGCCTTTGTTGCTTTGATAAATGCTATTTCCTTTTTATTGTCATCTGTTGTGCTTCTTAAAAATCGACAAAAGCTAAGGCATGATGTCGTTGAAGCTTCTGAAGCAGGTGTTTCATTAATGAAGCAATTTAAGGTGATGTATACAAGGATGACAGAGACCTTTAAAAAGATTGATCATATCTCTTTTGTGATGTTACTCTTATCCATCTTGACCTTAAACGCTATTGGAGGAGCAATTAATAGCATTTATCATTTTTATTTGATGGATCATCAGCTATTTCATTTTCATTATGGGCAGTCTTTAGTTATTGTTGATGCCGTTACGATTATCGGAGCGATGTTGGGAAATCTAACACCAAAGGATTACTTTTCAAGGCTTTCAATATCAAAGCTAGTACAGACTCAGGGCATAGCATTTTTGCTGGTAGGAGTCTCTAATGCTCTGCAATTACCTGCCATCATAGGGGTTTTATGCTTAGCCTTTGCAGCTTATATTATGGGAAAAGCCACACCCAAGCTGGACGCCCTTTTAATGGAAAATCTCCCATCAGATATGCTAGCCCAAAGCAATAACTTTTTAGGTCTTCTGTTCTCTTTATCGCTCCCTGTAGGTGTCTTTATCTTTTCGTTCTTGGCACTATATAATATGACCCTATGTTGGATCTTATTTATGGTGCTATCCTTAGCAGCTCTTGCCTTATCTACATCATCAACTAGGGGTTAG
- a CDS encoding Lanthionine synthetase C-like protein yields the protein MESSYLYNTNSLIGIYSEISLKEWNDVDGKVADCYKIGNLFLYLLGKLHIRDNNILTGELKNLLLQKGINSNIYKLIEYLLSENSDIEEAINMIRNDIYSYHFQCTYKLNTNIAISDDWNQELVNIISLQDTLITKYNKILDKSDEVLMQLKSEVNLGLNGLAGVLFYLSSISYDNEIIEKGIDFILESLVEDSDGNRGVLISENSVSPYLSNGTAGIVQLLIYVNSDKYIKDIKNLSESLLVEFAQFSGLWNGMLGIAMTLLQVFRLTNDTLYLEKACELLISSKIMSEHHIKLQYEFRYAVSIFNQVK from the coding sequence TTGGAAAGTTCATATCTTTATAACACCAATTCATTAATTGGTATTTACTCTGAAATTTCATTGAAAGAATGGAATGATGTAGATGGGAAGGTTGCAGATTGTTATAAAATTGGGAACTTATTTTTATATCTACTAGGGAAATTACACATAAGAGATAATAATATACTAACTGGTGAATTAAAGAACCTATTACTACAAAAGGGCATAAATTCTAATATTTATAAGCTTATTGAGTATCTTTTGAGTGAGAATTCAGACATCGAAGAGGCTATTAATATGATCAGGAACGACATCTATTCTTATCATTTTCAATGTACTTATAAATTAAATACTAATATTGCAATATCTGATGATTGGAATCAAGAACTTGTTAATATTATTTCTTTACAAGACACACTAATTACTAAATATAATAAGATTTTGGATAAATCCGATGAAGTTTTGATGCAATTAAAATCAGAAGTTAATTTAGGGTTAAATGGTTTAGCTGGAGTATTGTTCTATCTGTCTTCAATTTCTTATGATAACGAAATTATTGAGAAAGGAATTGATTTTATTCTAGAAAGCTTAGTTGAAGATAGCGATGGAAATCGGGGTGTATTAATATCAGAAAATTCTGTATCTCCATACTTATCAAATGGGACTGCTGGGATCGTTCAATTGCTTATTTACGTTAACTCCGATAAATATATTAAAGATATTAAGAATTTATCGGAGTCGTTATTAGTTGAATTTGCTCAGTTTAGTGGTCTATGGAACGGAATGCTGGGGATAGCCATGACACTTTTACAAGTATTTAGACTAACAAACGATACTTTATACTTAGAAAAGGCTTGTGAATTACTAATTAGTAGCAAAATCATGTCAGAACACCATATAAAACTACAGTACGAATTTAGATATGCTGTAAGTATATTCAATCAAGTAAAGTAA
- a CDS encoding protein kinase, with protein MVKHMDLTSFRYVETNDYVLPEYGFKIHISGTFQNYKAIFSVVFPYLKCHHISFKYLKDEKMILENVSDMEDPSESGKFITIYPRDREHCKQLLSDLYELIPVETEGVYILSDRNYKDSNVIFYRYGLIEPREKVFVNAVPILIGPNGEQWQDFQKCYFDLPHWIEDLQEKQILLSSYLSENYQVESLLKQSNGGNIYKAIHLDTGKNVVIKECRSHIICTASISKKQLRDNEWNLSGLITNNIPKSIEKVHEWINDYYIYEYIDGQDLLDCCNEINLFSYKKRESEKNS; from the coding sequence ATGGTGAAGCATATGGATCTGACAAGCTTTAGATATGTAGAGACGAATGATTATGTTTTACCTGAATATGGATTTAAAATTCATATTTCAGGAACATTTCAAAACTATAAAGCAATTTTTTCTGTAGTATTTCCGTATTTAAAATGTCATCATATTTCTTTTAAATATTTAAAAGACGAAAAAATGATTTTAGAAAATGTATCCGATATGGAAGATCCTTCGGAATCTGGGAAATTCATCACAATTTATCCCAGAGATAGAGAACACTGTAAACAATTATTAAGTGACTTGTATGAATTGATACCTGTTGAGACAGAAGGAGTCTATATACTTAGTGATAGAAACTATAAAGATTCAAATGTTATTTTTTATAGGTATGGACTTATTGAACCTAGAGAAAAAGTTTTTGTAAATGCAGTTCCAATATTAATTGGACCAAACGGAGAGCAATGGCAGGATTTCCAGAAGTGTTATTTTGATTTACCTCATTGGATTGAAGATTTACAAGAAAAACAGATTTTATTGTCGTCATATTTAAGTGAAAATTATCAAGTGGAAAGCTTACTAAAGCAATCTAATGGTGGAAATATTTATAAAGCTATTCATCTAGATACTGGAAAAAATGTAGTTATCAAAGAATGTCGCTCTCATATTATCTGTACAGCTAGTATTAGTAAAAAACAGTTGAGAGATAACGAATGGAATCTATCTGGTCTAATAACTAATAATATCCCAAAAAGTATTGAAAAAGTTCATGAATGGATAAACGATTACTATATATATGAATATATTGATGGTCAAGATCTACTAGATTGCTGTAATGAGATTAATTTGTTCTCATATAAAAAAAGAGAATCTGAAAAAAATTCATAA
- a CDS encoding DNA-binding protein produces MQYMGEMFKLLRTSRHISLKEATGDDFSHSMLSRFENGESDITISKLLVGLSNIRTELNEFIYLANGFKPSPYAVLKQEIWEAISKKDLSSLHQLYTKELEQYHLYKKDIYFLNALMIKSQMLFLDENIKMTPDEQSFLYDYLFSVEIWGIYELQLFSDISPSLSLDVYLRYTREMLGRVDFFEELWQHRNLVHSILLNGLFKATQEKRLGIAAYFDKMINNHFFEENDTYLRIVYMIADGQHLYCKGEKELGLKQINDAIHILKALNCDESAAYYSDSLEKWLKEVE; encoded by the coding sequence ATGCAATATATGGGAGAAATGTTTAAATTACTGCGGACATCGCGACACATATCGTTAAAGGAAGCGACGGGAGATGACTTTTCTCACTCGATGTTAAGCAGATTTGAAAATGGTGAATCCGATATAACAATCTCAAAGCTATTGGTTGGACTTAGCAATATTCGGACAGAGCTCAATGAATTTATCTATCTAGCAAATGGCTTTAAGCCTTCCCCATATGCTGTCCTAAAGCAAGAGATCTGGGAGGCCATATCAAAAAAAGACCTGTCCAGCTTACATCAATTGTATACAAAAGAGCTGGAGCAGTATCATTTATACAAAAAGGATATCTATTTTTTAAATGCTTTGATGATTAAAAGCCAAATGCTCTTTTTAGACGAGAATATCAAAATGACTCCAGATGAGCAAAGCTTTTTATATGATTATTTGTTTTCAGTGGAGATTTGGGGAATATACGAATTACAATTATTTTCAGATATTTCTCCCTCATTATCCTTGGATGTGTATTTGCGGTATACTCGAGAAATGCTAGGAAGAGTAGACTTTTTTGAGGAGCTTTGGCAGCATCGAAATTTAGTGCACAGCATTTTATTAAATGGGCTGTTTAAAGCTACTCAGGAAAAAAGGCTAGGTATAGCTGCATATTTTGATAAAATGATTAACAATCATTTTTTTGAAGAAAATGACACCTACTTAAGAATTGTTTATATGATTGCTGATGGTCAGCACCTATATTGTAAAGGGGAAAAGGAACTAGGCTTAAAGCAAATAAATGACGCCATACACATCTTAAAGGCATTAAATTGTGATGAAAGTGCAGCCTATTATTCAGATAGTTTAGAGAAATGGTTAAAGGAAGTTGAATAA
- a CDS encoding transposase, whose translation MRKAETIREMVQEGFRLNLLLEIAKMARSTYYYQVKQLDKSDKDEAINSEIKAIYEEHKGNYGYRRIHLELKNRGFIVNHKKVQRLMKEMRLAARIRRKRRYSSYKGETGKKADNLIQRQFEAAKPYEKCYTDVTEFALPNNDEKLYLAPVLDGYNSEIIDLTLSRSPDLKQVQTMLEKAFPDQSYHGTILHSDQGWQYQHQSYHHFLESKGIRPSMSRKGNSPDNGMMESFFGILKSEMFYGFEKSYHSLDELEQAITEYIFYYNNKRIKTKLKGLSPVQYRTKSFQ comes from the coding sequence ATGAGAAAGGCAGAAACAATTAGAGAGATGGTCCAAGAAGGATTCCGATTAAACCTCCTACTTGAGATCGCTAAGATGGCTCGTTCAACCTATTATTATCAAGTCAAGCAATTGGATAAGTCAGATAAAGATGAAGCAATCAACTCTGAAATCAAAGCGATTTATGAGGAGCATAAGGGAAACTATGGTTACCGTCGCATTCATTTAGAACTCAAGAATCGTGGGTTTATCGTCAATCACAAGAAAGTGCAACGCTTGATGAAAGAGATGAGATTAGCTGCTCGAATTCGTCGTAAACGCAGGTATTCCTCTTACAAAGGCGAGACTGGTAAGAAGGCTGATAATCTGATTCAACGCCAGTTTGAAGCTGCTAAGCCATATGAAAAATGTTATACCGATGTGACAGAGTTTGCTTTACCAAACAACGATGAAAAACTTTATTTAGCGCCTGTTCTTGATGGTTACAACAGTGAGATTATTGATTTGACACTATCTAGGTCTCCAGACTTAAAACAGGTTCAAACCATGCTTGAGAAGGCTTTTCCAGATCAATCCTATCACGGAACGATTCTTCACAGTGACCAAGGGTGGCAATACCAGCATCAGTCCTATCATCATTTTTTAGAATCAAAGGGCATTCGTCCATCAATGTCTCGCAAGGGTAACAGCCCTGATAATGGGATGATGGAATCCTTCTTTGGCATTTTAAAGTCAGAGATGTTCTATGGCTTTGAGAAATCCTACCACTCACTGGATGAGCTCGAACAAGCAATCACTGAATACATCTTTTACTACAACAATAAACGAATCAAAACTAAACTAAAAGGACTTAGCCCTGTTCAATACAGAACTAAATCCTTTCAATAA